One genomic region from Bacillus aquiflavi encodes:
- the phoU gene encoding phosphate signaling complex protein PhoU, with translation MSTRSNFDQNLKELKEQILNMAEEAKKAVTKSMLALKNQDFIIAEKIIDNDIKLNKMEEIINEKAIFLIATEAPVAVDLRKIITAIKISSEIERIADMAVNIAKSTLHIGHEQLMIPIEKVETMMGIALKMFSDSMIAYYGEDEEFARQCAKKDDAVDEMYGELITEMIVNTPTHPKARKQITQLGFICRYIERIADHVTNISENVVYLATGRQSGLNV, from the coding sequence ATGAGCACAAGGTCCAATTTCGATCAAAATTTAAAAGAATTAAAAGAACAAATTCTAAATATGGCTGAAGAAGCGAAAAAAGCAGTAACAAAATCAATGCTGGCGTTGAAAAATCAGGATTTTATCATCGCAGAAAAAATTATAGACAACGATATAAAACTGAATAAAATGGAAGAAATTATTAATGAAAAAGCAATCTTCCTTATTGCAACTGAAGCACCTGTAGCAGTTGATTTACGAAAAATCATTACCGCTATTAAAATTTCATCGGAAATAGAAAGAATCGCGGATATGGCTGTAAACATTGCGAAATCGACATTGCACATCGGTCACGAACAGTTAATGATCCCGATAGAAAAAGTCGAAACGATGATGGGGATTGCTTTAAAAATGTTCTCAGACTCAATGATTGCATATTACGGTGAAGATGAAGAATTTGCAAGACAATGTGCCAAAAAAGATGATGCAGTCGATGAAATGTATGGAGAGCTTATAACAGAAATGATCGTCAATACTCCTACTCACCCTAAAGCAAGAAAGCAAATTACTCAGCTAGGGTTTATTTGCAGGTATATTGAACGGATTGCTGATCATGTTACAAATATATCAGAAAACGTAGTTTATCTTGCAACAGGTAGGCAGTCAGGATTAAACGTATAA
- the pstB gene encoding phosphate ABC transporter ATP-binding protein PstB: METLTAVGNEVFQVKDFNLWYGEHHALKDINFSIRQNEITAIIGPSGCGKSTFIKTLNLMCKMVPSVKLSGAIMYDQQNIVTDKVDLVELRKKIGMVFQKGNPFPQSIYDNVAYGPRIHGMKKKAVLDEIVEQTLKDVALWDEVHDRLSAPALGLSGGQQQRLCIARALATKPDVLLMDEPTSALDPISTLKIEELVLQLKKDYTIVMVTHNMQQAARVSDQTAFFLMGELIEVDHTLTIFSTPSDKRTEDYISGRFG, encoded by the coding sequence TTGGAAACTTTAACAGCTGTTGGTAATGAAGTGTTTCAAGTTAAAGATTTCAATTTATGGTATGGTGAACATCATGCATTAAAAGATATTAATTTTTCCATTCGCCAAAATGAAATAACAGCTATAATCGGACCGTCTGGGTGTGGAAAATCGACGTTTATTAAAACGTTAAACTTAATGTGTAAAATGGTGCCAAGTGTAAAACTGTCTGGTGCGATTATGTATGATCAGCAAAATATTGTAACGGATAAAGTTGATCTTGTAGAGCTTCGAAAAAAGATCGGTATGGTTTTCCAAAAGGGAAATCCATTTCCGCAATCAATTTATGATAATGTTGCATACGGACCCCGTATTCACGGAATGAAGAAGAAAGCGGTTTTAGATGAGATCGTTGAACAAACTTTAAAAGACGTTGCACTTTGGGATGAAGTTCATGATCGGTTATCTGCTCCTGCTCTCGGCTTATCAGGAGGACAGCAACAGCGTTTATGCATTGCAAGAGCATTAGCTACAAAACCAGATGTATTATTAATGGATGAACCGACATCAGCGCTTGATCCTATTTCAACATTAAAAATTGAGGAATTAGTTTTACAGCTTAAAAAAGATTATACGATAGTTATGGTCACTCATAATATGCAACAAGCAGCTCGTGTTTCTGATCAAACAGCTTTTTTCTTAATGGGTGAGCTAATTGAGGTTGATCATACGTTAACGATATTCTCAACTCCGTCTGATAAACGAACAGAAGACTATATTTCCGGGCGATTCGGATAA
- a CDS encoding 5-formyltetrahydrofolate cyclo-ligase, which yields MMDKKLVRAELTGRLKELSKPVYEDLSYRIANQLYEDPLWKSAQVIGITVSRFPEVDTYQIIRKAWEQKKKVVIPKCDPKTRGMTFRMLQRFNELESVFFGLYEPIENRTIAVKPNEINLLIVPGVAYTRDGFRIGFGGGYYDRFLEGFKGDTLSLAFSFQIVSKLPLEEHDLPVSKIITENEVISVVY from the coding sequence ATGATGGATAAGAAATTAGTGCGTGCTGAATTAACAGGACGGCTGAAAGAGCTTTCAAAACCTGTCTATGAAGATCTGTCTTATCGAATAGCCAATCAACTGTATGAAGATCCTTTATGGAAGAGCGCTCAAGTTATTGGGATTACTGTCTCTCGATTTCCCGAAGTAGATACATATCAAATTATTCGTAAAGCATGGGAGCAAAAGAAAAAGGTTGTCATTCCAAAGTGTGATCCAAAGACGCGGGGAATGACGTTTCGGATGTTGCAACGCTTTAATGAACTTGAATCTGTTTTTTTTGGATTGTATGAACCGATTGAGAATAGAACAATTGCCGTAAAGCCTAATGAGATTAACCTTCTTATTGTTCCCGGAGTTGCATATACAAGAGACGGCTTTAGAATAGGATTTGGCGGGGGGTACTACGATCGATTTCTGGAAGGTTTTAAAGGTGACACTCTTTCATTAGCGTTTAGCTTTCAAATTGTTTCTAAGCTACCGCTTGAGGAACATGATTTGCCTGTTTCAAAAATTATTACGGAAAATGAGGTTATTTCAGTTGTCTATTGA
- the pstB gene encoding phosphate ABC transporter ATP-binding protein PstB, with translation MVTAVKERPKSKDLHEIVVNVNKERELILQIQNVSIYYGQKQAVRSINMDIEKNSITALIGPSGCGKSTFLRSINRMNDLIEGARCEGTIKYDGINILDEQIDVVALRKEIGMVFQKPNPFPKSIYDNIAHGLRFSGIRKKSILDGIIEESLRRAAIWDEVKDRLHKSALSLSGGQQQRLCIARTIAMNPAVLLLDEPSSALDPISNGKIEELLIELKKEYSIVIVTHNMQQASRISDRTAFFLNGDLIEYDKTNKVFTNPSEKKTEEYITGRFG, from the coding sequence ATGGTAACAGCAGTAAAAGAAAGACCTAAAAGTAAAGACTTACATGAAATAGTTGTTAATGTAAACAAAGAACGTGAATTGATTTTACAAATTCAAAACGTTTCTATTTATTATGGACAAAAACAAGCAGTCCGAAGTATTAATATGGACATTGAAAAAAACTCTATAACTGCCTTGATAGGTCCTTCGGGTTGTGGTAAATCCACTTTTCTCCGCAGTATAAATCGAATGAATGATTTAATTGAGGGAGCGAGATGTGAAGGAACAATTAAGTATGATGGGATAAATATTCTTGATGAACAAATTGATGTTGTTGCTTTAAGAAAAGAAATCGGAATGGTGTTTCAAAAGCCAAACCCCTTTCCGAAATCTATATATGACAATATTGCTCACGGATTAAGATTTTCAGGAATTAGAAAAAAAAGTATTCTTGATGGCATTATAGAAGAAAGTTTGCGAAGGGCAGCGATTTGGGATGAAGTAAAGGATAGACTTCATAAATCTGCCTTATCCCTATCAGGGGGGCAGCAGCAACGGCTTTGTATTGCTAGAACGATTGCAATGAATCCGGCTGTTCTTTTACTTGATGAACCATCTTCAGCATTAGATCCAATTTCAAATGGGAAAATAGAAGAATTATTAATTGAATTAAAAAAAGAATACTCTATTGTTATTGTTACACATAATATGCAACAGGCTTCACGGATTTCTGATCGAACAGCCTTTTTCTTAAATGGAGATTTAATTGAATATGATAAAACAAATAAAGTTTTCACAAATCCGTCAGAGAAGAAGACGGAAGAATACATTACTGGCCGGTTCGGATAA
- a CDS encoding DUF92 domain-containing protein yields the protein MSIEQLFICLFIIFTVLVGYFVHSLTKTGAIAAAIVGFFVASGFGINGLLLLGSFFVSSSLLSKFKATQKVSLSQIVEKGERRDWQQVFANGGVAAVASLLFFYTESMLFHMTFLIVVASSNADTWASEIGALSKQKPLTIKGLQKVEKGTSGAVSLLGTVAAFLGALFIAIVALFLFKGIDGKVMIFIMLFGFLGSVIDTLFGAFLQVTYKCRKCGLITEKKQHCDRETKQISGFSIVNNDVVNFLSGLIAAAAGSTIYFMSEFI from the coding sequence TTGTCTATTGAGCAGCTGTTCATTTGTTTATTTATTATTTTTACTGTATTAGTCGGTTATTTCGTCCATTCATTAACGAAGACTGGGGCGATAGCTGCTGCTATTGTCGGTTTTTTTGTTGCAAGCGGATTTGGAATTAACGGTTTACTTTTGCTTGGTTCATTTTTTGTCAGCTCGAGTTTGCTATCTAAATTTAAAGCTACGCAAAAGGTAAGTCTTTCACAAATCGTTGAAAAAGGAGAAAGAAGGGATTGGCAGCAAGTCTTTGCAAACGGGGGAGTTGCCGCTGTTGCTAGTTTGTTATTTTTTTATACAGAAAGTATGCTTTTTCACATGACGTTTTTAATTGTCGTTGCGAGCTCAAATGCAGATACGTGGGCTTCTGAAATAGGGGCATTAAGTAAGCAAAAGCCTCTTACCATTAAAGGCTTACAAAAGGTTGAAAAAGGAACATCTGGAGCGGTTAGTCTCCTTGGAACTGTAGCTGCCTTTTTGGGCGCGTTATTTATTGCCATTGTAGCTCTATTCCTCTTTAAAGGAATAGATGGAAAGGTGATGATTTTTATTATGTTATTTGGCTTTTTAGGCAGTGTAATTGATACACTTTTTGGTGCTTTTCTCCAAGTAACATACAAGTGTAGAAAGTGTGGGCTAATAACGGAAAAAAAGCAACATTGTGACAGGGAAACAAAACAAATCAGCGGCTTTTCCATAGTAAATAACGATGTCGTTAATTTTTTATCAGGATTAATTGCTGCAGCTGCAGGTTCAACAATTTATTTTATGAGTGAGTTTATTTGA
- a CDS encoding phosphate ABC transporter substrate-binding protein produces the protein MKSFKQLALLFFVAAFAIIAAGCGGDSKAEKSNNSNSANNSTEENKSEEKKELSGSIVISGSSAMQPLVAAAAEEFMAKYPDTDIQVNAGGSGTGLSQVAEGSVDIGNSDVFAEEKEGIPAEELVDFKVAVVGMTAAVNPEVGIKDISKEDLKKVFTGKIKNWKDLGGADQEIVLVNRPDSSGTRATFVQNALDGETPAEGITEDSSNTVKKIISETEGAIGYLAFSYFSDDSVTALSIDGVEATSENVQNGTFPIWAYQHSYTKGEPEGLVKEFLDYLMDEETQTTILPEQGYIPATKMEVEKDAEGNVTKK, from the coding sequence ATGAAAAGCTTTAAACAATTAGCTTTACTATTTTTCGTTGCGGCATTTGCCATTATTGCTGCAGGATGTGGCGGGGATTCTAAGGCAGAAAAGAGCAACAACTCTAATAGTGCAAACAATTCAACTGAAGAGAATAAATCAGAAGAGAAAAAAGAACTATCTGGTTCGATCGTTATCTCTGGATCAAGTGCAATGCAACCACTAGTTGCGGCAGCCGCTGAAGAATTTATGGCTAAGTATCCAGATACAGACATCCAAGTTAATGCTGGAGGTTCAGGTACTGGTCTTTCACAAGTGGCTGAAGGATCGGTTGATATTGGTAACTCTGATGTTTTCGCTGAAGAAAAAGAAGGAATTCCTGCAGAGGAGCTAGTTGATTTTAAAGTGGCGGTTGTCGGAATGACAGCAGCTGTTAACCCTGAAGTCGGCATTAAAGATATTTCAAAAGAAGATTTAAAGAAAGTCTTTACTGGAAAAATTAAAAATTGGAAAGATCTTGGCGGAGCTGATCAAGAGATTGTGCTTGTAAATCGTCCTGACTCATCAGGAACACGTGCTACTTTTGTTCAAAATGCTCTTGATGGCGAAACACCAGCAGAAGGAATTACTGAAGATTCCTCAAATACAGTTAAAAAGATTATTAGTGAAACAGAAGGGGCAATTGGTTATCTTGCATTCTCATATTTTTCGGATGATAGTGTAACAGCATTATCGATTGATGGTGTTGAAGCTACTTCTGAAAATGTTCAAAATGGTACTTTCCCAATTTGGGCATACCAACATTCTTATACAAAAGGCGAGCCTGAAGGATTAGTAAAAGAATTTTTAGATTACTTAATGGATGAGGAAACTCAAACAACAATTCTTCCTGAGCAAGGCTACATTCCTGCAACAAAAATGGAAGTTGAAAAAGATGCTGAAGGAAACGTAACAAAAAAGTAA
- the pstC gene encoding phosphate ABC transporter permease subunit PstC translates to MEKTIPAKHRLIKSNKNWLNGERRGKILVTLCALIMITATLSITIFLGSKGIQSFTKGGISIGEFLKSKDWDPTNSESPKYGAAPFIFGSFAVTLLSALIAAPLGIGGAIFMTEIAPEWGRKILQPVIELLVGIPSVVYGFIGLTVLVPFIREYFGGLGFSLLSGTIILSIMILPTITSIATEAMRSLPSNLREGSYALGATRWQTIRKVLIPAALPTLLTAIVLGMARAFGEALAVQMVIGNTRTLPEGILDPAATLTTIITLNMGHTTYGSVENNTLWSMGLILLIMSFLFILLIRYLSARRKIQ, encoded by the coding sequence ATGGAAAAAACGATTCCAGCCAAACATAGACTGATCAAATCAAACAAAAACTGGCTGAATGGCGAACGAAGAGGGAAAATACTTGTCACTTTATGTGCATTGATTATGATTACAGCAACCCTCTCGATCACGATATTTTTAGGTTCAAAAGGAATCCAATCTTTTACAAAGGGTGGTATTAGTATTGGAGAATTTTTAAAGAGCAAAGATTGGGATCCAACAAATAGTGAGTCACCTAAATATGGAGCCGCTCCATTTATTTTTGGCTCTTTTGCAGTTACTTTATTATCAGCACTTATTGCTGCTCCACTCGGAATTGGCGGTGCCATATTTATGACGGAAATCGCTCCGGAATGGGGGAGAAAAATATTACAACCTGTTATCGAGTTATTAGTTGGTATACCATCAGTTGTTTATGGTTTTATCGGTTTGACAGTACTTGTTCCATTTATTAGGGAGTACTTTGGAGGATTAGGTTTCAGTCTACTTTCAGGAACGATTATATTATCTATTATGATTTTACCGACAATTACATCGATTGCAACGGAAGCAATGAGATCACTTCCAAGTAATTTGCGCGAAGGATCATATGCTTTAGGAGCAACGAGATGGCAAACGATAAGAAAAGTTCTTATTCCAGCTGCTTTGCCAACGCTTTTAACAGCAATTGTTTTAGGAATGGCAAGAGCTTTTGGAGAGGCATTAGCGGTGCAAATGGTGATAGGAAACACAAGAACTTTACCAGAAGGGATTTTAGACCCTGCCGCTACATTAACAACGATTATCACATTAAATATGGGTCATACAACGTACGGAAGCGTTGAAAATAATACCCTTTGGTCGATGGGACTTATTTTACTTATTATGTCATTTTTGTTTATATTACTAATCCGATATTTATCTGCTAGGAGGAAGATCCAATGA
- a CDS encoding LTA synthase family protein: MRSLKSSKVSLFVVATVLLWLKKYIVYKTSFDIKIENWKQEFILFINPLSFLMFIFCIGLFIKQKNRNRYIIITSFLLSFVFFANVMFYRFFNDFLTLPVLFQTSNMSDLGSSVTELLQVTDFLYFVDFIILVLILKYKPSFIVNREYSKVGKRAFFLVAIAITFFNLGLAETERPQLLTRTFDREMLVKNIGTYNYHIYDAFLQSKTTAQRALADGSELVDIDNYVQANYKGPNEDLFGISKGKNVILVSMESLQSFVINERVNGQEITPFLNQLIKESYYFDQFYHQTGQGKTSDSEFIVENSLYPLSRGAVFFTNSGNKYTATPKILSENGYFTASLHANNKSFWNRDIMYQSLGYNRFYSMTDYNINEENSIGWGLKDIDFFEQSITHLKEMPKPFYAKFITLTNHFPFVLEEEDQFIEPYDSNNKTVNNYFPTVRYMDESLKIFVERLKEEGIYEDSILIFYGDHYGISENHNKTMSEFLGEEVTPFVSTQLQRVPLIIHIPGQKGGTISNVSGQIDLKPTILHLLGIDTKQDIQFGSDLFSKERMNFVVLRDGSFITDDYVYTRGVCYDKSTGEPTDESSCEPYMEKAKNELEYSDKIINGDLLRFYENSEYRK, encoded by the coding sequence ATGCGGAGTTTAAAATCTTCAAAGGTTTCATTATTTGTAGTCGCAACAGTATTACTTTGGTTAAAAAAGTATATTGTCTATAAAACTAGCTTTGATATTAAAATTGAGAATTGGAAACAAGAGTTTATTTTGTTTATCAATCCGTTAAGCTTTTTAATGTTTATTTTTTGTATAGGCTTGTTTATAAAACAGAAAAATAGAAATCGTTATATTATAATTACAAGCTTTTTACTTTCATTTGTTTTTTTTGCGAATGTTATGTTTTATCGCTTCTTTAATGATTTTTTAACGCTTCCAGTTTTATTTCAAACGAGTAATATGAGTGATTTAGGCAGCAGTGTGACTGAATTGCTGCAAGTAACAGACTTTCTTTATTTTGTTGATTTTATCATTCTTGTGCTCATTTTAAAGTATAAGCCAAGTTTTATTGTGAACCGAGAGTATTCTAAAGTTGGCAAACGTGCATTTTTCCTCGTTGCAATTGCCATTACATTTTTCAATTTAGGTTTGGCTGAAACTGAGCGCCCACAATTACTAACTAGAACGTTTGACAGGGAGATGCTCGTTAAAAATATCGGCACATATAATTATCATATTTACGATGCGTTTCTTCAATCGAAGACAACTGCACAACGTGCATTAGCAGATGGGAGCGAATTAGTAGATATTGATAACTATGTTCAAGCTAATTATAAAGGTCCTAACGAAGATCTTTTTGGTATATCAAAAGGCAAGAATGTTATTTTAGTATCAATGGAATCTCTTCAAAGCTTTGTCATCAATGAAAGAGTAAACGGTCAAGAAATTACACCGTTTTTAAATCAATTGATAAAGGAAAGCTATTATTTTGACCAGTTTTATCACCAAACAGGTCAAGGAAAAACATCTGACTCAGAGTTCATTGTAGAGAACTCGTTATATCCATTAAGCCGCGGTGCTGTGTTTTTTACTAACTCTGGAAATAAATATACGGCAACACCAAAAATTTTAAGTGAAAATGGCTATTTCACTGCATCATTGCATGCTAATAATAAAAGCTTTTGGAATCGCGATATTATGTACCAATCTCTTGGATACAACCGCTTTTATTCAATGACAGACTATAATATTAATGAGGAAAATTCAATTGGCTGGGGCTTAAAGGATATTGACTTCTTTGAACAGTCGATTACTCATTTGAAGGAAATGCCAAAGCCTTTTTATGCAAAATTTATTACACTTACTAATCATTTTCCATTTGTTTTAGAAGAGGAAGATCAATTTATAGAACCTTATGACTCAAATAATAAGACTGTAAATAATTATTTTCCTACAGTTCGATACATGGATGAGTCATTGAAAATTTTTGTTGAACGTTTAAAAGAAGAAGGTATTTATGAAGATTCAATTTTAATTTTCTATGGAGACCATTATGGAATTTCCGAAAATCATAATAAAACAATGAGTGAATTTTTAGGTGAAGAAGTTACACCATTTGTAAGTACTCAATTACAGCGTGTTCCATTGATTATCCATATACCTGGACAAAAGGGAGGAACAATTTCGAATGTTTCTGGTCAGATTGATTTAAAGCCGACGATCCTTCATTTGTTAGGTATTGATACGAAACAAGATATTCAATTTGGTTCTGACTTGTTTTCAAAAGAAAGAATGAATTTTGTTGTTCTTCGTGATGGCAGCTTTATTACGGATGACTACGTATACACCCGGGGAGTATGCTATGACAAAAGTACGGGAGAACCAACAGACGAAAGCTCATGTGAGCCATACATGGAAAAGGCAAAAAATGAGCTTGAATACTCAGATAAAATTATTAATGGAGATCTTCTTCGATTCTATGAAAATAGTGAGTATCGCAAATGA
- a CDS encoding spore germination protein, with protein sequence MEKIEKQQVSQKINENIQYLRHALGVEKSFDVIQLDVEYAERKMALFLIDGLIKDDILHYLMTLLASLEKEQLEKDPLEKLVKKYIPYVEVEAIDDLNAAVDAVLAGPTALVVDGIDRVILIDARTYPVRGPEEPDIERVVRGSRDGFVETLVFNTALTRRRVRDKTLRMEYMQIGRRSKTDIVVCYIEDIADEEMVAKLKEALSRIDTDGLPMAEKTVEEFISGRHWNPYPLVRYTERPDTAATHLYEGHACIIVDGSPSVIITPTTFWHHLQHAEEYRNKPLIGAYLRFVRFLAVWASIFLLPLWYLFAANPHLLPEAISYVGPNEPGEIPLFIQFLIVEVGIDMLRMAAIHTPSSLATALGLVAALMIGQVAVEVGLLSNEVILYLSIAAIGTFSTPSYEMSLANRMIRIGLLVVTAIFHVYGFVIGIALWLIMLIRMKSFSVPYLWPFIPFNLRAMRDVIIRSPIPLKNRRPRILKPKDPDR encoded by the coding sequence ATGGAAAAGATCGAAAAGCAACAAGTTTCACAAAAAATAAATGAAAATATTCAATATTTACGCCATGCCCTTGGAGTAGAGAAAAGTTTTGATGTCATTCAGCTCGATGTTGAGTATGCTGAAAGAAAAATGGCATTATTCTTAATAGATGGATTAATTAAGGATGATATACTTCATTATTTAATGACATTATTAGCTAGTTTGGAAAAGGAACAGCTAGAGAAAGATCCCCTTGAAAAGCTTGTGAAAAAATATATCCCATATGTTGAAGTTGAAGCGATAGATGATTTAAACGCTGCAGTTGATGCGGTGCTTGCTGGTCCAACCGCTTTAGTAGTTGATGGTATTGATAGGGTTATTTTAATTGATGCTCGAACATACCCGGTAAGAGGACCAGAGGAGCCAGATATAGAACGGGTTGTCCGCGGCTCACGCGATGGATTTGTCGAGACGCTTGTTTTTAACACTGCGTTAACGAGAAGAAGAGTTCGAGATAAGACACTGCGTATGGAATATATGCAAATCGGACGTCGTTCAAAAACCGATATTGTTGTTTGTTATATTGAAGATATTGCTGATGAGGAGATGGTTGCTAAGCTAAAGGAAGCTTTATCGAGGATAGATACGGATGGTTTGCCAATGGCGGAAAAAACGGTTGAAGAATTCATTTCCGGAAGACATTGGAATCCCTATCCGTTAGTTCGATATACTGAGCGCCCTGACACAGCCGCTACGCATCTTTATGAGGGACATGCATGTATCATTGTTGACGGATCACCAAGCGTCATTATTACGCCAACTACATTTTGGCACCATTTACAGCATGCTGAAGAATATCGAAATAAGCCATTAATTGGGGCTTATTTACGATTTGTTCGATTTTTAGCTGTTTGGGCGTCAATTTTTTTGTTACCCTTATGGTATTTATTTGCTGCGAATCCTCATTTATTACCTGAGGCAATTTCGTATGTTGGCCCAAATGAACCGGGAGAAATCCCGCTGTTTATCCAATTTTTAATCGTTGAAGTGGGAATTGATATGTTAAGAATGGCTGCTATTCATACACCAAGTTCATTAGCAACTGCCCTTGGACTAGTAGCTGCATTAATGATTGGCCAAGTTGCTGTTGAAGTAGGGTTACTATCAAATGAAGTGATTTTATATTTATCAATTGCTGCTATTGGAACTTTTTCAACGCCAAGTTATGAAATGAGTCTTGCTAATCGAATGATTCGCATTGGCTTATTAGTTGTTACAGCAATATTTCATGTATATGGGTTTGTCATTGGAATTGCGCTTTGGTTAATTATGCTTATAAGGATGAAATCATTCAGTGTTCCATATTTGTGGCCGTTTATTCCATTTAATTTACGGGCAATGCGCGATGTTATTATTCGCTCACCGATTCCGCTTAAAAACCGTAGACCGCGTATTTTAAAACCTAAAGATCCCGATCGATAA
- a CDS encoding rhomboid family intramembrane serine protease, whose protein sequence is MSFREDYLFWRLAHYFVSVGEYRIVQLSKDQKELWLEKIENKKYQVIRLLRYDIDWSNWMQRDIELTAANGEQIRRQLAKRNMNVLNLYVSTYLPVDDYEYRISKPFVNPNNSKTNVTTVIFDRNGYNDALGRLTELLQTDVSFTLKNEYEEQEIEAVKQATLAQIVIKAKSEQELFKYGKPFFTYIFIAIQVVMFLLLELNGGSVNISTLIHFGAKSNPLIIEGEWWRFFTPIVLHIGLLHLLMNTLALYYLGIAVEQIFGNFRFLFIYLFAGFAGSLASFVFSPSISAGASGAIFGCFGALLYFGVIYPRLFFRTMGMNILIIIGINLVFGFTVPGIDNAGHIGGLLGGFLATGIVHFPKKRKLLSQLFFLITAAIVTFVFLQIGYKS, encoded by the coding sequence TTGAGTTTTAGAGAGGACTACCTATTTTGGAGGTTAGCTCATTACTTTGTTTCTGTCGGTGAGTATAGAATTGTCCAATTATCCAAGGATCAAAAAGAATTATGGCTAGAAAAGATTGAGAATAAGAAATATCAAGTTATTCGCTTGTTGCGATATGATATTGATTGGAGCAATTGGATGCAAAGAGATATTGAATTAACAGCAGCGAATGGTGAACAGATTAGAAGACAGTTAGCAAAAAGAAATATGAACGTTCTTAATCTTTACGTCAGTACATATCTTCCCGTTGATGATTACGAGTATCGTATCTCAAAACCATTTGTAAATCCAAATAACAGCAAAACTAATGTAACAACAGTTATTTTTGATCGGAACGGCTATAACGATGCACTTGGCCGTTTAACAGAATTATTGCAAACAGATGTCTCATTTACGTTAAAGAATGAATATGAAGAGCAGGAAATTGAAGCTGTGAAACAAGCTACACTAGCACAAATAGTCATTAAGGCTAAATCTGAGCAGGAGCTTTTTAAATATGGGAAACCGTTTTTTACTTATATTTTTATCGCTATTCAAGTTGTGATGTTTTTATTGCTGGAGCTAAATGGGGGAAGTGTAAATATTTCTACCCTTATTCACTTCGGAGCAAAATCTAATCCGCTTATTATCGAGGGCGAATGGTGGCGCTTTTTTACTCCAATTGTTCTTCATATAGGTCTTTTGCATTTATTAATGAATACTCTTGCCCTTTATTATCTTGGAATCGCTGTTGAACAGATTTTTGGAAATTTTCGCTTTTTGTTTATCTATTTGTTTGCTGGATTTGCAGGTTCTTTAGCGAGTTTTGTTTTTAGTCCGAGTATATCTGCAGGAGCTAGTGGTGCTATCTTCGGCTGTTTTGGAGCTTTGTTGTATTTCGGTGTTATTTATCCGCGTCTTTTTTTTCGCACGATGGGAATGAATATTTTAATCATCATTGGAATTAATCTTGTTTTCGGTTTTACTGTTCCAGGTATTGATAATGCTGGACATATTGGTGGATTACTTGGTGGTTTTTTAGCAACGGGTATCGTTCATTTTCCCAAAAAAAGAAAGCTTTTATCCCAGTTGTTTTTTTTAATTACTGCCGCAATCGTTACTTTTGTTTTTCTGCAGATCGGTTACAAAAGCTAA
- a CDS encoding YqgQ family protein, which translates to MKTIYDVQKLLQRYGTFIYTGDRLADLELMESEIKELYNSKLIETKVYQTALLLLRHEMQLKEK; encoded by the coding sequence ATGAAAACGATTTATGATGTTCAAAAATTATTACAAAGATACGGAACCTTTATTTATACTGGAGATCGCTTGGCAGACCTGGAATTAATGGAATCAGAAATAAAAGAACTTTACAATTCCAAACTAATCGAGACAAAAGTTTATCAAACAGCTTTATTGTTGTTACGACATGAAATGCAATTAAAAGAAAAATGA
- the rpmG gene encoding 50S ribosomal protein L33, whose amino-acid sequence MRVNITLACTECGDRTYISSKNKRNNPDRLELKKYCPREKRVTTHRETK is encoded by the coding sequence ATGCGTGTGAATATTACGTTAGCTTGCACTGAGTGTGGAGATCGTACTTATATTTCATCAAAAAATAAACGTAACAATCCAGATCGTCTTGAGCTTAAAAAGTATTGTCCTAGAGAGAAGCGTGTTACTACACATCGTGAAACAAAATAA